From one Triticum aestivum cultivar Chinese Spring chromosome 4B, IWGSC CS RefSeq v2.1, whole genome shotgun sequence genomic stretch:
- the LOC123090243 gene encoding putative receptor-like protein kinase At4g00960: MASQRSESDGAPHSARSIMLSSSSSRSSSSRDSDMASKLQNATCLSIRVLQEITDNFSNERKIGQGAYGEVYVAEAENGENVAVKMLYNNMPGIDDEQFQREFENLMTLEHQNIVRLVGYCYETQHQPMHYMGRTIFAERTYRALCFEYMENGSLEKHLSDECDGLDWHTRYKIIKGTCEGLKHLHEGLDEPIYHLDLKPDNILLDKNMVPKLADFGLSKLFGDKQTRISHSPIGTIGYLPMEYLHGNIVSNKLDIFSLGVVMIKIIAGRRGYSKSAEMDHQEFLDQVHENWRDRMLKTCQASRQLEAHYEQVNVCTKIALSCMEIDRHKRPNITDIIHQMNDIEAVIDKMVCAIETLIDLNTLMVEELIERLKAAEERYELDHHGGSKNSDKMLLTKVEWLAHSKQGVQDDAFDSGS; this comes from the exons ATGGCATCTCAAAGGTCCGAGTCAGATGGAGCACCGCATAGTGCACGCTCTATTATGCTCTCGAGCTCCAGTTCGCGATCTAGCTCCAG TAGAGACAGTGACATGGCTAGCAAATTGCAAAATGCAACATGCCTTTCGATCCGAGTACTACAAGAAATCACGGATAATTTCTCTAATGAGCGGAAAATTGGGCAAGGCGCGTATGGAGAGGTCTACGTG GCAGAGGCTGAAAATGGAGAGAATGTCGCTGTGAAGATGCTTTATAATAACATGCCAGGGATTGACGATGAACAATTCCAACGTGAGTTTGAAAACCTTATGACGCTTGAGCATCAAAACATTGTAAGGTTAGTTGGCTATTGCTACGAAACACAACATCAACCTATGCACTACATGGGAAGAACAATTTTTGCAGAAAGGACATACAGAGCACTTTGCTTCGAGTATATGGAAAATGGAAGCCTTGAAAAACACCTTTCTG ACGAATGTGATGGACTTGACTGGCACACACGTTACAAAATTATCAAGGGGACATGCGAGGGTTTAAAGCACCTGCATGAAGGATTAGATGAACCAATTTACCATTTAGACCTGAAACCCGACAATATATTGTTAGACAAGAACATGGTGCCAAAGCTTGCAGACTTTGGTTTATCGAAGCTCTTCGGTGATAAACAAACCAGGATCTCACATAGTCCTATAGGAACAAT TGGATACTTGCCGATGGAATACTTACATGGAAACATCGTCTCAAACAAGTTGGACATATTCAGCTTGGGTGTTGTGATGATAAAAATAATTGCAGGCCGTAGAGGCTACTCCAAAAGTGCTGAAATGGATCACCAAGAGTTTCTTGATCAA GTGCATGAAAACTGGAGGGACAGGATGCTGAAAACATGTCAAGCTTCCCGCCAACTAGAAGCACATTACGAACAAGTTAATGTATGCACAAAGATTGCCCTGAGTTGCATGGAAATTGATAGACACAAAAGGCCAAATATAACCGATATCATCCATCAAATGAATGACATCGAAGCTGTGATTGACAAG ATGGTATGCGCGATTGAAACTCTCATCGACCTGAACACACTAATGGTCGAGGAGCTCATTGAGCGCCTAAAGGCCGCCGAAGAGCGGTACGAGTTGGACCACCACGGTGGTTCCAAAAACTCCGACAAGATGCTCCTTACTAAGGTGGAGTGGTTGGCGCACTCCAAGCAAGGTGTACAGGATGACGCGTTCGATAGTGGCAGCTAA